A stretch of DNA from Halobacillus litoralis:
TCCACAAAGTTATTCTTGTAGGTGGATCTACTCGTATCCCAGCTGTACAAGAAGCCATTAAGAAAGAAATCGGAAAAGAACCATCTAAAGGTGTAAACCCTGATGAAGTTGTAGCTCTTGGTGCATCCATCCAAGGTGGCGTACTTCAAGGTGATGTGAAGGACGTTGTGCTTCTTGACGTTACTCCACTTTCCCTTGGAATCGAAACAATGGGTGGCGTAACAACGAAATTGATCGAGCGTAACACGACAATTCCGACAAGCCACTCTCAAGTGTTCTCAACTGCTGCTGACAACCAGACAGCTGTTGATATCCACGTCTTGCAGGGTGAGCGTGAAATGGCTCAAGATAACAAGACACTTGGCCGTTTCCAGTTGACAGATATTCCACCAGCACCACGCGGTGTGCCTCAAATCGAAGTAAGCTTCGACATTGATGCCAACGGAATCGTTAACGTACGTGCGAAAGACATGGGTACAAACAAAGAACAATCCATCACGATCAAGTCTTCTTCCGGCCTTTCTGACGAGGAAGTTGAAGAAATGGTTCGTCAGGCGGAAGAAAACGCTGAAGAAGACAAGAAGAAACGTGAAGCGATTGAATTGCGTAACGAAGCAGACCAGCTGATCTTCACAACAGACAAGACCATCAAGGATCTTGGCGAACAAGTAAGTGAAGAAGAAAAACAAAAAGCTGAATCTGCGAAAGAAGAACTTCAGACTGCCCTTGAAGGCGAAGATCTAGAAGCGATTAAAGAGAAGAAAGAGGCTCTTCAAGAACAAGTGCAAGCTCTTTCTGTGAAGCTTTATGAGCAAGCCCAAGCACAAGCTGAAGCTGCTCAAGGCCAAGAAGGCGGCGGAGCTGACGATGATGTCGTTGATGCGGATTATGAAGAAGTTAACGACGATGAGAACAAGAAGTAAGAAAAGGTAGAAAAAAAGTCAAAGTCAGGTTCTTCTTGACTTTGACTTTTTTCATGAATAGGCAAACAGGTGACGTTTGCCTGCCTAGATTTTCAATGTTAATATAAACCTTATGTAATAGCGTCCGGGAGAGTGATCGACAAGTGAGTAAACGTGATTATTATGAAGTCCTTGGCGTGTCCAAGGATGCTTCCAAAGATGAAATAAAGAAAGCCTACCGTAAACTGGCGCGTAAGTATCACCCTGACGTCAGTGAGGAAGAAAATGCTTCTGAAAAGTTCAAAGAAGCGAAAGAAGCTTACGAAACATTGAGCGACCAGCAAAAACGTGCCCAATATGACCAATTCGGTCATGCCGGTCCGAATCAGGGCGGCTTTGGCGGTTTCGGTGGAGGCGCAGAAGATTTCGGCGGCTTCGGCGATATTTTCGACATGTTCTTTGGTGGCGGTGGCCGCCGCCGTGACCCGAACGCCCCACGGAAAGGTGCAGATCTTCAATATACGATGACCCTCCAGTTTGAAGAGTCTATTTTTGGTAAGTCTACC
This window harbors:
- the dnaK gene encoding molecular chaperone DnaK — its product is MGKIIGIDLGTTNSCVAVMEGGEAKVIPNPEGNRTTPSAVAFKNGERQVGEVAKRQAITNPNTILSIKRHMGTDYKVEVEGKEYTPQEVSAIILQYIKSYAEDYLGETVDKAIVTVPAYFNDAERQATKDAGKIAGLEVERIINEPTAAALAYGIDKEDQDQTILVYDLGGGTFDVSILEIGDGTFEVISTAGDNRLGGDDFDQVIIDHMVAEFKKENGIDLSQDKMAKQRLKDAAEKAKKDLSGVAQTQISLPFITAGEAGPLHLEMNLTRAKFEELASDLVERSMKPTRQALKDADMSASDIHKVILVGGSTRIPAVQEAIKKEIGKEPSKGVNPDEVVALGASIQGGVLQGDVKDVVLLDVTPLSLGIETMGGVTTKLIERNTTIPTSHSQVFSTAADNQTAVDIHVLQGEREMAQDNKTLGRFQLTDIPPAPRGVPQIEVSFDIDANGIVNVRAKDMGTNKEQSITIKSSSGLSDEEVEEMVRQAEENAEEDKKKREAIELRNEADQLIFTTDKTIKDLGEQVSEEEKQKAESAKEELQTALEGEDLEAIKEKKEALQEQVQALSVKLYEQAQAQAEAAQGQEGGGADDDVVDADYEEVNDDENKK